A section of the Triticum dicoccoides isolate Atlit2015 ecotype Zavitan chromosome 7A, WEW_v2.0, whole genome shotgun sequence genome encodes:
- the LOC119328885 gene encoding probable CCR4-associated factor 1 homolog 7 codes for MSAPPPPASSDDDGKPADEEGVEIREVWANNLEAEFAVIRDVVDDYPYIAMDTEFPGIVCRPLGSFRSNDEYNYATLKANVDMLSLIQLGLTLSDENGALPARGTGGRPCAWQFNFRGFDPRSDPANADSIDLLRNSGIDFDRFTTEGADTGHFAELLMSSGVLLNAELQWVTFHSGYDFGYLLKLLTGRNLPDTMPGFFDLIRIYFPVLYDIKHLMKYCGSLHGGLSKLGELLGVQRVGICHQAGSDSLLTLQCFQKLKEAYFRGSTENYAGVLYGLISDGGENRPPAALLIE; via the coding sequence ATGTCTGCCCCACCACCCCCCGCCTCCTCCGACGATGATGGTAAGCCCGCCGACGAGGAGGGCGTAGAGATCCGCGAGGTATGGGCGAACAACCTCGAGGCGGAGTTCGCCGTGATCCGTGACGTCGTCGACGATTACCCGTACATCGCCATGGACACCGAGTTCCCGGGCATCGTGTGCCGCCCGCTCGGGAGCTTTCGCTCCAATGACGAGTACAACTACGCCACCCTCAAGGCCAACGTCGACATGCTGAGCCTCATCCAGCTTGGTCTCACCCTCTCCGACGAGAACGGCGCACTCCCGGCCAGGGGCACGGGGGGGCGCCCCTGCGCCTGGCAGTTCAACTTTCGGGGCTTCGATCCGCGCTCAGACCCCGCCAACGCTGACTCCATCGACCTGCTACGCAACAGCGGGATCGACTTCGACCGCTTCACCACCGAGGGTGCTGACACAGGCCACTTCGCCGAGCTGCTCATGTCGTCGGGCGTCCTGCTCAACGCTGAGCTCCAGTGGGTCACATTCCACAGCGGGTACGACTTCGGGTACCTGCTCAAGCTGCTAACCGGGCGGAACCTACCCGACACCATGCCTGGATTCTTTGACCTCATCAGAATCTACTTCCCTGTGCTGTACGACATCAAGCATCTCATGAAGTACTGCGGCAGCCTCCATGGTGGCTTGAGCAAGCTTGGTGAGCTACTTGGTGTCCAACGTGTGGGGATCTGCCACCAGGCTGGGTCCGACTCGCTGCTGACCTTGCAGTGCTTCCAAAAGCTGAAGGAGGCATATTTCAGAGGATCGACCGAGAATTATGCCGGTGTATTGTATGGTCTTATTTCTGATGGTGGGGAGAACAGACCACCAGCAGCTCTGCTCATCGAATGA